A window of Glycine soja cultivar W05 chromosome 2, ASM419377v2, whole genome shotgun sequence genomic DNA:
ATTCAATTGGGAGAAAATCTAGAATCTCCTGCATATTTCTGGAGTTCCAATGCCTTAATAAGTTTCTGGGCATTTAGATGCCTTATATTTACAGCTTGTGTTTTATCCAAGTTTTAGCTTGTGTTTTGGCTGAGAATCCCCGTGGTGAAGGGAGACAAAATGTTCtacgaagagagagagagagagagagatgaataggggaaaaaattgtgatttagggttttattcaatttaagtGGGTGTTGTGTGCAAgtcttgttattttatttttgtacacATTGATTCATTACCTTGCAATTGACTACAAGTTCTCCGCATTTTCAGTCACAACTTCGTGATGCCTTCCGATTACTTCCTCAAGATAGCTGGTCACCCAATATCCGCATTGGTATAATGGCTATTTTGCAGAATCGTGTTGGTATGTTGAGAGAATTTGCTTAATTATGTGAGCAATGctattttaccttttatttcaGTTTCTCTTTCTCTGTATTAGGTAGCAGTTAGTTAGGATAGATTAGTTACCCATTAGTTAGTTAATTAGTTAGCTGTGAGTTGTCTATAAATAAGAAGGGGTTGAGAGGGAGAGGGGTTGTCTTTCGATTTGGGAAGTCTTTGGGAGAGAACCTGGTCTCTCGAATACCTAGAAGTGtgacacttttttttctctcaatattCTTTAAGGATCATTTCTGTCTACAATCTGATCCAGTTTCTGTCACTTTGTTCCTTCATTAGGTTCCTTGAAAGCTGTAATTTTGGTCCTTTGATCTTGCATAGTACATACTGAATGGTTCAAGTCAGCGGGCTTTGTTATGTAAGCAAGACTGGTGGTGGTTTAATATGGGTTTACTCACCATATAAAAAAGAAGGTTGGGATTATTATTAAACTATAAGAGGGATGAAAGAAAATTTGTGGATATAAgggggaaaaggaaaaggataaACTGGTGTTTAAAGAAAGGTGGTTAATACTATTAAgatataattctagttttacATAAGCAATCACAGTAATTGAGGAAAAATTGAGAATTTAGATGAGGTGGTGTTGAGATAGACTAAGGTGAAAAGATATGGTGAACCTAAAGGCGTGTATTAAAAACTTGCTATATATTTGGTTTAACATTAGCAACAACATCATAGCTGGTAGGGATGGTATGGGATTAAGTAGCTATATGAAATAAGTCATACAAAGTGAGTATTGTTTTGATATCTATGACAATTACTACTATTCTTCTCTGACAATGAAACTGCACAATTTATGGACTAACTCCTGTTCTCATGTCTGAAACGTTAGTTTAAATAAGGTGGTTTGTTTGAGGGAAAGATTATGGATTAAAGACACTTCCTCTTTGCACTTTCACATAGATAATCTGAAATTTTGTAGAAATAACAAATGTCCTTATCTTACACTAATGCATTATGGGTTTGagttaaaacaataaaacaccAAGCTATATGAATCTCTTAATTTGTTATTCATGTGCAGCACCTGCTGAAAGGTTGCAGGCTCTCATTTTAGCTGAGTCTATGGTTTCCATGTATGGAGAAGATTGGTTGATTGGCCAAGTAAGCACAAATGATGCACTAGATCCAGCTCCAGCTGACATGTAAGCTGTGCTTATTAATGTTAACTTTTAAGTAATCTATATGTGTGCTTATTGCTTTATTTTCTCACCTCTTTCCATTTAGGTGCCTGTTGCTTGTCTTGGAGCAGTCAAGGGTTGAAATTGCTGTTCTTCTGAATGAGTTGGCTTACTTAAAATATGAAGCACCTCTGGATACTTCTGCCACTGCTGAAGCAATTTTTTTGAAGCGACATAATGTGGCTGATGCTTACTCCTTGGTTGAGaggataataaaattaatatcaaatgTTGAAGGAAATGATGGTATATTCAAATACACTCAACTCACATGACCTTTAAATTCtgtttttccatttttatgaaaaatgtagTAACATTGAAAATGATTCTTCTGCTCTAATTCAGTCCACTTGGCCTTGAATTATGATCATACTGTTGAAACTATAGGGACTTAGACAAATGGAAAAAGAGATAAAGTGACTACATTGATGTGATATgatattatgaaatattttctaGATATTTTAACATGTTATGTAATGCCGTTTCACATTTTTTGGCTACAaacaaccatttgaatttttttcttttaaaaaaagataaatttgggCAGGAGGGGTTATTCTCAATTCTTTTATCTGTTATGTGGTGATTAATATCATTGGTTTTTGGTTGACTAGTGTTTTTCAGTAGCTGTTTTGGAACATATGTGGGTGAGAATATGAATACATGGATTTGAAGTACTTTTCAAATGATAGTATGGGATTTCCACAATAGTGCAATTTTTAATTATGCTGGTTTAGTTGTCTATACTCCTTTATCTTATATCAAACAATCATTGTCCTTTTGATTGCTTGAGAATGTGATACTCATCTCACATTTTGAAACTGTTGATGATACTGTTGGAAGAGGAGTGCTAGCAACACACTCTTTACCACACTCCTCCATACACACTCTCTTATTGGctaaaacaataaaatgtatTGAAAGCTACAAAATAAGGCGAGTCATTAAATAAGATGTGGGACCCACTgaattttttgatttccaataaatttcaaccaatgtAGAAGCATTTCTCCTGTTGGAAACTTGTCTTTGTGGGTAAGTTCTTATGAATTGGGTATAATGCTTCTACATCATACTCTTTTATAGGAAACCTCCTTGATGAAGGCACATTGACAAAGCTGATTCACCAACTGAATGAGACAATTGCTGTTGTACTAGAGTATTTAGAAGATGCAAAGGTAATTCTGATTATTAATTGTTTAAtctaattttaagtttttaacgtTTAATATTGGTAAGAATCATTGTTGGTATCAAGAGTTAGGATTAGGTTACTGGGAATGTATGGCCTGGCTCATATGTAACTGCATTATACTGCACTCTTATCCTAGTAGTATATACAAGGGGACTGTGGTATACAATTCATTCCATTAcagtatttttttcctattctcTTTACCCTGTTTATAAACATATAGTAGCAAAGTATAATGGTGAAATTGTACAGGAACATGGGCAAAAGAAAGGAGATGATTTACTTGCTTCAGTGCGAATTATTGGGAGGTATGATGCTTTGCTGTTGCTCCCTTTGCATTATTTGCATTGCACTTGATGGATTAGTGCAAGGTGATGTGTCAACATTTCTATGATCCATTGAATGGTTTATTTCTATTCATATGTGGAACAGTGGAAcacatttttcatctttcatatATTGATGTGGCATTTGTTGTATGGAAGTTTTAACAATGATAGACCATTTTAACATGTATATTATTCATGCTTTGACTAAACTTTTGTTATACCAACAAAATGTTCTATCAGGAAGAGACATGcctatttgatttatttttttaaagataattggAAATTGCATAGAGCGTCTTAAGCTAATTTAGttggatgtttttttaatttccatcCCCATCTTCCAAAAGGAGGTACTTTTGTTCAAGGACCAACTTTCTAGAAGCAGGCGCAGGTCTAACAGTGGTTTTATAGTTAATACACCCTTCACTGAATAGAACTTTTGCTTGAAGTGTACACCTTGATAGCACATCAAAGATTGGAGGGTCACAAGTCATGAAAAGATTTTCTTTGAACTTATATTGTTTTGTGATAGAATTCTTGCATATTTGATGCATAAAAACATGGTAGGAGGTTTGAAACTTAGTTGAGTTTTTAccctttatttgtttataaataaatacttttcaaatatttaagtttaaactTAGAGAGGAAAGATTATGAACTTTTTTCAACATGTTTGTTTCAGCTATCTTGCAGAAGCACCTGTAGCATGCAAGGAGAAGGTTCAAGATCTTTTAGGGTATATGCTTTCTCTCGAAGGTGAAGATGAACAAAGGTAGAGGATTATTGCtcaaacattcttttttttgtgtgtgtggtgGGGGGTGGTATTTTGGAGTATGAGTAGCTTTTGCTTAATTTACTTCTATGTTACAGGCCCTTCTACGCTGTTTGCTTTCTGCTACCTATGTTGTCTCAAATTACTATGGAGATTGAAGGATGCAAAGCTTTGGCTTCATGTAAAGGACTTGAGGCCGTAAGTTATTTCATGTTccaattcttatattttttattttacattcttTATTTCTCCTCCCTTTTTTCTGCTAATTTCTTTTAAAGGTGGATCCGTAGGTGTAAATCAACAAGATTCTAATGATTGGTgtatagtttaatttaatattctagCATTCTTTTACATTTGTTGCAATTACGTCattcaataacattattaaCAAACCAGTTTTTTTGTTTGGCTAAATATATTGGATATATTTGTAGGTTTTAGATTGCTTCAGTAAATTAGTTGGGTCACATGCTTTTCTGGTTGAGGATAATGGTTGCATCTTTATGGCATGTGATACAATAATGAATCTTTTATTAAAGGTGAGTTTCTTATCATAAATCAGCCTTATTATTCTATATTGGTTTTGGTTGTGCAAAATCTTGACATAAGTTGCACCTTTTTTACTCTAGAAAGACAAAGTTCAGATAATGTTGGATGTATCAGCTATTGTTGATCTTCTTAAAGCGTTGGCTCATTGGTCAGGTACCATACTTGTTAGCAGCCATTAAAATGAGTGTTTTTATTGTGCTCCATTATGTGAtcatattcttttctttttcatctacTTGTTTGCATATGCATGTTTAAAAAATGACACCTGCTCTTGTGCAACTGTATTAGCATGTATTTGCATGTTTTCATCTACTGttgattttaacattaattcatAATGTGTATTTTGcttattactttttatattgAATTGACTGTATGGATTAAAACATGTATCTTAACTTAGTTATTGAAACATTGCTTGTAGAAAACACTGATGAAATGTCAAGTATGATGATGGCTTCAAGCATTTGTACACTGATATTTGATTATACATCAGAAGAGGCTCTTTTAAACTGTCCAGATTTCGACTATAGAACTCTTAGCAGTCTTTATCTTCTCATTGCAAGATGTCTGGCATCATCAGAACAGGTGAATTGTAAATTCCCTTTCATTACTAATTTGTAAAGCAATTTGTGAAATAAATTTGGTTATAGTTGTTTTGTTGATTCCAAAGATACCCATGCAGTTGCACAATATTTGTAGGAATCAGCcataaataattagttttagCTTCACTGGTATCCCTTCTCCTGTTTATAAAAgtaatatttcttaaaataattgatttgttATCTCCCGTTCCCCAACATCATCATTTCTGCCATATTTATCCTTATGTTGTGCGACTTTTCACTCCAAATAGCACAACTGTTGTGTAGCAATCTTTGGTGATATGATCCTTTGACTATTGAAATTCTTTGGTTTATCTTTATCTCCTTATTGTTTCATCACATCAAATGCATTTAATGTGACCTAATGTTTTCAGTTTTTCATAAGAATTGTAAAAGTTGCCATCCTGTCTGCATGAGGTCAAGTGTCATTACTAAACTGTTTTTTTCCTGTCAAATTTAAATACAGCCACATCATTACTTTGtgcatcaaaatgaagaaaaattttatataatttgtgcATAATTCTGAAGTTTTTACCCATCTATTATTTGGAGTCACTAATCAAGACACCAATAATATCCATATCCTGTTCTAACTCTGACTCAAGATATCAAATTGATTATTATTGGCCTCGGATTTCTTCTGacagttaattttaattgaactgTTGTTCCTCTGTTTTGTTGAACTTGATATCTAGTTCTAGAATCTCATCTACTAAAACTTTATTATTTGCGAAAAAcgtataaaaaaagttaatttgaaCTACGCATAGGCACATACATTATACTTATCCACCTTATTGAACTACCTGCAGACATCTATTTACTTTTCATGACCAAACCGACTTTGGTCTTCTAGAAAGCTTATTGCTTGCCTCCTTCCATCCATCCAATTCTGGTTTTTAATTACTTCTTGAAGTCTACTGAAGCCACACATTTGATGTTAACACTTAGCAGTGGactagatatttttattttggtgatAATTAACACCTGGTTGTTTGTTATAAT
This region includes:
- the LOC114377363 gene encoding neurochondrin-like encodes the protein MEEEWLKLVKGERDEQRLAGLLLVTKFCKAEDQSSVRRVYDALGPHFLYRLLRTAMASGGGGLNDNRNAYLSLSITLLAAFCRVPDIASSEDMLFHIPLVLEVISTRSVLSVLEECYEFLYLVSAASESGFARFFESGGIKMLASQMRSLQDGSHLMELSFKLLQLILGRTSSDIIQNNDLSEISVIVAALARQFAVLHNSLKFEALHLLNAILSSKDSSQLRDAFRLLPQDSWSPNIRIGIMAILQNRVAPAERLQALILAESMVSMYGEDWLIGQVSTNDALDPAPADMCLLLVLEQSRVEIAVLLNELAYLKYEAPLDTSATAEAIFLKRHNVADAYSLVERIIKLISNVEGNDGNLLDEGTLTKLIHQLNETIAVVLEYLEDAKEHGQKKGDDLLASVRIIGSYLAEAPVACKEKVQDLLGYMLSLEGEDEQRPFYAVCFLLPMLSQITMEIEGCKALASCKGLEAVLDCFSKLVGSHAFLVEDNGCIFMACDTIMNLLLKKDKVQIMLDVSAIVDLLKALAHWSENTDEMSSMMMASSICTLIFDYTSEEALLNCPDFDYRTLSSLYLLIARCLASSEQDTKAYMDLSEIVSSGFSRWAHRYPHIRDAVKN